The proteins below come from a single Sphingomicrobium sediminis genomic window:
- a CDS encoding heme exporter protein CcmB — MTGALIAREVRRALAGGIWLPVIFFLLVATLVPFATGPDAALLGAVGPGMIWVAALLAALLPLDRLIAPDMEDGSIDQLRLRGISTEWIALTKLIGHWLGFGPLLLVALLPAAALMGLTETQIPALALSLLVGTPALAGLGIAVAGLVAGLERAGSLAGILLLPLGIPVLVFGVGAAQGQAGAFPLLGAVSLLLTVGSPFVAGAALRQRS; from the coding sequence GTGACCGGCGCGCTCATTGCTCGCGAAGTGCGCCGCGCGCTGGCGGGCGGCATTTGGCTGCCGGTCATCTTCTTCCTGCTCGTCGCGACCTTGGTGCCGTTCGCGACCGGCCCCGATGCGGCGCTGCTGGGCGCCGTCGGCCCGGGTATGATCTGGGTCGCTGCCCTGCTTGCGGCCTTGCTCCCGCTCGACCGCCTGATCGCGCCCGACATGGAAGATGGCAGCATCGACCAGCTGCGCCTGCGCGGCATCTCGACCGAATGGATCGCGCTCACCAAGCTGATCGGACACTGGCTTGGCTTCGGGCCGCTGTTGCTGGTCGCGTTGCTCCCGGCCGCCGCCCTGATGGGCCTTACCGAAACGCAGATCCCCGCACTGGCCCTCTCCCTATTGGTCGGGACGCCCGCCTTGGCAGGGCTTGGCATCGCGGTCGCAGGGCTCGTCGCCGGACTGGAGCGCGCCGGATCGCTGGCGGGCATCCTGCTCCTGCCGCTCGGCATCCCCGTGCTCGTCTTCGGCGTCGGCGCGGCGCAAGGACAGGCCGGCGCCTTTCCACTCTTGGGCGCGGTCTCGTTGTTGCTGACGGTGGGAAGCCCGTTCGTTGCGGGCGCAGCTTTGCGCCAGCGCAGCTAG
- a CDS encoding transferrin-binding protein-like solute binding protein: MTSPPPPPQAVFANFDSVVANNTTRINGRSTEAAFTSSGSGDNLVFNSVSGVTRGSAIARITIDNNQDLSSLSIDGRQSDVSFDEGDAGVASNLGSLGYPGAITLQSSDMRSMAIYADPYFSNFNYQTFGVWATGLGTGSGNLGALSVGAATDGTRIPPTGSVVFTGYVAGILTQDGENAAEVVADASFSTNFENRTIEVEAVNSQLSNAVGSLTPNDAALLDFTGTLTYGGGGNTITGIFSTSPTLNLSGEASGQFFGPDANEIGGTFFLTNPDDSMSYIGGFGGN; this comes from the coding sequence GTGACCAGTCCGCCGCCGCCTCCACAGGCCGTCTTCGCCAATTTCGATAGCGTGGTTGCAAACAACACGACCCGCATCAACGGTCGGTCCACTGAAGCTGCTTTCACCTCCAGTGGCAGCGGTGACAATCTGGTATTCAATTCGGTGTCGGGGGTCACTCGGGGCAGCGCGATCGCTAGGATCACGATCGACAATAATCAGGACCTTTCAAGTCTTTCGATCGACGGTCGGCAATCCGATGTATCGTTCGACGAAGGCGATGCCGGGGTAGCATCCAATTTGGGTTCGTTGGGCTATCCCGGGGCCATCACGCTGCAATCCTCGGACATGCGGAGCATGGCTATCTATGCCGATCCCTATTTCAGCAATTTCAATTATCAGACCTTCGGTGTCTGGGCGACGGGTCTCGGGACCGGGAGCGGCAATCTCGGCGCCCTATCGGTCGGAGCGGCAACGGACGGCACCCGCATCCCCCCGACTGGCTCGGTCGTGTTTACCGGCTATGTTGCCGGCATCCTCACGCAAGACGGTGAAAATGCGGCCGAAGTCGTCGCCGATGCTAGCTTCTCGACCAATTTCGAGAACCGGACGATCGAAGTGGAAGCCGTCAATTCGCAATTGTCGAATGCCGTTGGTTCGTTGACGCCGAACGACGCGGCCTTGTTGGATTTCACGGGCACGCTGACCTATGGCGGCGGCGGTAACACGATCACCGGCATTTTCAGCACGTCGCCCACGCTCAACCTGTCAGGCGAAGCTTCGGGACAGTTTTTCGGGCCGGATGCCAACGAGATTGGCGGGACGTTCTTCCTGACAAATCCCGATGACAGCATGTCCTATATCGGGGGCTTCGGCGGCAATTGA
- a CDS encoding AraC family transcriptional regulator, with protein MGQITSLYVYKVVSQASEGVETRDLVEDLGLDPDGPIDPARMVSSEDYYRFFARLEERDPEGLALPWRIGGSMRADEYGAFGLAWKSAPDLRGSFSRAERYGRVLSSVEVFELERVEDGAFLTLHKEGDGSRGMLLSNEASIAAVRVMCAQVSAEPFRAKAIHFMHAPRGDVAAYEAHFGCPVHFGEQRDAVLVSEDTLTAPNLLGDATIAGFFDRHLEQELASIEERQTLDGQVKTLVANALSEGVPTVSSIASDMGMSARTLQRRLSDEGFSFQGLVDAARQGLAKQLLCETDYGLAEIAFLTGFSEQSAFTRAFKRWAGQTPGSFRKA; from the coding sequence ATGGGGCAGATCACGTCACTCTATGTCTACAAGGTCGTCTCGCAGGCGAGCGAGGGCGTCGAGACGCGCGACCTGGTCGAGGATCTGGGGCTCGATCCCGATGGTCCGATCGATCCGGCGCGGATGGTGTCGTCGGAAGACTATTACCGTTTCTTCGCCCGGCTGGAGGAGCGCGACCCAGAAGGGCTGGCGCTGCCGTGGCGGATCGGCGGTTCGATGCGGGCCGACGAATATGGCGCCTTCGGGCTCGCCTGGAAGTCGGCGCCCGACCTGCGCGGCTCGTTCAGCCGCGCGGAACGCTATGGCCGCGTCCTCTCCAGCGTCGAAGTCTTCGAACTGGAGCGGGTCGAAGATGGCGCTTTCCTCACGCTCCATAAAGAAGGTGACGGCAGCCGCGGCATGCTGCTCTCCAACGAAGCGAGCATCGCGGCCGTACGGGTCATGTGCGCGCAGGTCAGCGCCGAACCATTCCGCGCCAAGGCCATCCATTTCATGCACGCGCCGCGCGGCGACGTTGCAGCCTACGAAGCGCACTTCGGCTGCCCCGTGCACTTCGGGGAGCAGCGCGATGCCGTGCTGGTGAGCGAAGACACGCTGACCGCGCCCAACCTGTTGGGCGATGCCACCATTGCGGGTTTCTTCGACCGCCATCTCGAACAGGAACTGGCGAGCATCGAGGAGCGGCAAACCCTCGACGGTCAGGTGAAGACGCTGGTCGCAAACGCCTTGAGCGAAGGCGTGCCGACGGTCTCATCCATCGCTTCGGACATGGGCATGAGCGCACGAACGCTGCAAAGGCGTTTGTCGGACGAGGGATTCAGTTTCCAAGGCCTGGTCGACGCGGCGCGGCAGGGTCTCGCCAAGCAATTGCTCTGCGAGACCGATTACGGCCTTGCCGAAATCGCTTTCCTCACCGGCTTCTCCGAACAAAGCGCTTTCACCCGCGCCTTCAAGCGCTGGGCCGGGCAGACACCGGGGTCATTTCGCAAGGCGTAG
- a CDS encoding heme o synthase translates to MDNAAATTTPRYPASAADLFALTKPRVMTLVVFTALCGLLVAPQGIHPILGFTAILCIAVGAGASGVLNMWYEADIDAKMKRTAKRPLPTGRVERQSALHFGVGLSAFSVILLGLATNWLAAAILAFAIFFYAVIYTMWLKPRTAQNIVIGGAAGAFPPLLGWAAVTGDVTVLPILLFGIIFLWTPPHFWALSLFVRTDYAAAGIPMLPVVAGNKETRRQIFLYTLPLVASAVAPWPLGLTGPIYGIASIALNLIFLVLAARVARNTADEPAGMGPEKALFKYSILYLFALFAVLVADRMIIA, encoded by the coding sequence ATGGACAATGCAGCCGCCACCACGACGCCCCGCTATCCGGCCAGCGCCGCCGACCTGTTCGCGCTGACCAAGCCGCGCGTCATGACGCTCGTCGTCTTCACGGCCCTGTGCGGACTGCTCGTCGCGCCGCAGGGCATCCACCCGATCCTGGGCTTCACCGCGATCCTCTGCATCGCCGTCGGCGCCGGCGCATCGGGCGTGCTCAACATGTGGTACGAAGCCGATATCGACGCCAAGATGAAGCGTACCGCCAAGCGGCCGCTGCCGACCGGGCGCGTCGAACGCCAGTCGGCGCTCCACTTCGGCGTCGGGCTCTCGGCCTTTTCGGTGATCCTGCTGGGGCTCGCGACCAACTGGCTCGCCGCAGCCATCCTCGCATTCGCCATCTTCTTCTATGCCGTCATCTATACGATGTGGCTGAAGCCCCGGACCGCGCAGAATATTGTCATTGGCGGCGCGGCAGGCGCTTTCCCGCCCTTGCTTGGCTGGGCTGCCGTGACCGGTGACGTCACCGTCCTTCCCATCCTTCTGTTCGGCATCATCTTCCTGTGGACCCCGCCCCATTTCTGGGCGCTGTCCCTGTTCGTGCGCACCGACTATGCCGCCGCCGGCATCCCGATGCTGCCGGTGGTCGCGGGCAACAAGGAAACACGCCGCCAGATCTTCCTCTATACGCTGCCGCTGGTCGCCTCGGCGGTCGCGCCCTGGCCGCTCGGCCTGACCGGGCCGATTTACGGTATCGCATCGATCGCGCTGAACCTTATCTTCCTCGTGCTGGCAGCAAGGGTCGCGCGCAACACCGCCGACGAGCCTGCCGGCATGGGCCCTGAAAAAGCCCTGTTCAAATATTCGATCCTTTACTTGTTCGCGCTGTTCGCAGTGCTCGTTGCCGACCGGATGATCATCGCATGA
- a CDS encoding NAD(P)H-binding protein, whose protein sequence is MTNNDTILVLGGTGKTGRRIVERLEAKGHDVRAASRSSTPAFDWNEEAGWDAAMHGAAAIYISYTPDLAMPGATDAIAALVEKAKANGVKRLVILSGRGEEEAQACERIVQQSGLECTVVRASWFAQNFSEGAFIDMVHAGAITLPAGDTPEPFIDADDIADVAVAALSEDGHHGEVYEVTGPRLMTMAEVAADLSAATGRQIDFVDVPHDAFMDEIKRSGAPDDIVWILDYLLSTVLDGRNAYLADGVERALGRRPRDFADYARETAATGIWNVEEAAA, encoded by the coding sequence ATGACCAATAACGACACCATCCTCGTCCTCGGCGGCACCGGAAAGACCGGTCGCCGCATCGTGGAGCGCCTCGAAGCGAAAGGACATGACGTCCGCGCCGCCTCGCGCTCCTCGACCCCGGCTTTCGACTGGAATGAAGAAGCCGGATGGGATGCCGCAATGCACGGCGCCGCCGCCATCTACATCAGCTACACTCCCGACCTCGCCATGCCGGGCGCGACCGATGCCATCGCTGCGTTGGTCGAGAAGGCCAAGGCCAATGGCGTGAAGCGCCTCGTCATCCTGTCGGGTCGCGGCGAGGAAGAGGCACAGGCCTGCGAACGGATCGTCCAGCAAAGCGGGCTCGAATGTACCGTGGTGCGAGCCAGCTGGTTCGCGCAGAATTTCTCCGAAGGCGCGTTCATCGACATGGTCCATGCCGGTGCCATCACCCTTCCCGCCGGCGACACGCCCGAGCCCTTTATAGACGCCGACGACATTGCCGACGTGGCGGTCGCCGCCTTGTCCGAGGACGGCCACCATGGCGAAGTCTATGAAGTGACCGGCCCGCGCCTCATGACCATGGCCGAAGTGGCCGCCGACCTCAGCGCCGCGACGGGTCGACAGATCGACTTTGTCGACGTCCCGCACGATGCCTTCATGGACGAGATCAAGCGTTCGGGTGCGCCGGACGATATCGTCTGGATCCTCGATTATCTGCTCTCGACCGTGCTCGACGGGCGCAACGCCTATCTTGCCGACGGGGTCGAACGGGCGCTCGGTCGGCGCCCCAGGGACTTTGCCGACTATGCGCGCGAAACTGCCGCGACCGGCATCTGGAATGTGGAGGAAGCGGCCGCTTGA
- a CDS encoding SURF1 family protein, whose product MSTKRILTLVIVAGAVATMIGLGIWQLGRAEEKEALLAQYEAATDLDPVAYPVIVPAEPPLYRRSSLNCLEVVDWRHQAGANAAGQSGYAHVADCRTSAEGPGAAVEIGWSREPVAGTDWEGGEVAGVIGPDERYGFRLVAEAGQAGLETSAAPSPDAIRNNHMSYAFQWFAFAAIALIITFLAMRRKPKT is encoded by the coding sequence ATGAGCACCAAGCGCATCCTCACCCTCGTCATCGTCGCCGGCGCGGTCGCCACGATGATCGGCCTCGGCATCTGGCAACTGGGCCGGGCCGAGGAGAAGGAAGCGTTGCTCGCGCAATATGAAGCCGCGACCGATCTCGATCCGGTTGCCTATCCGGTGATCGTCCCGGCCGAGCCGCCGCTCTATCGCCGCTCCTCGCTCAACTGCCTCGAAGTCGTCGATTGGCGACACCAGGCCGGTGCCAACGCCGCCGGCCAGTCCGGCTACGCCCATGTCGCCGATTGCCGCACCAGTGCCGAGGGGCCGGGCGCCGCAGTCGAAATCGGCTGGAGCCGGGAACCCGTGGCCGGCACCGACTGGGAGGGCGGCGAGGTTGCCGGCGTCATCGGACCCGACGAGCGATACGGCTTCCGCCTTGTCGCAGAGGCAGGCCAGGCCGGGCTCGAGACCAGCGCCGCGCCCTCGCCCGATGCGATCCGCAACAACCATATGAGCTATGCCTTCCAATGGTTCGCCTTTGCGGCGATCGCATTGATCATCACTTTCCTCGCCATGCGCCGGAAGCCCAAGACATGA
- a CDS encoding DUF1772 domain-containing protein, protein MDMFTTALTWFAAISSGIMAGVYLTFSVFVMRSLDAMAGTTGMAAMQSINRIILKSAFMPLFFLSSLASLVLAIGTALDLADAGAIYLLAGGAIYVLGMFGVTAAGNVPLNDRLEATDSDGSGAAAMWSLYMRRWTVWNHVRSIACTTSAVLFTLALIARA, encoded by the coding sequence ATGGATATGTTCACCACCGCCCTCACTTGGTTCGCCGCGATATCATCGGGCATCATGGCCGGAGTCTATCTCACCTTTTCGGTTTTTGTGATGCGCTCGCTCGACGCGATGGCAGGCACGACCGGTATGGCGGCGATGCAGTCGATCAACCGCATCATCCTCAAATCCGCCTTCATGCCGCTCTTTTTCCTGAGCAGCCTTGCCAGCCTCGTCCTTGCCATCGGCACGGCGCTCGACTTGGCGGATGCCGGGGCGATCTACCTGCTGGCAGGCGGCGCGATCTATGTGCTGGGCATGTTCGGCGTGACGGCGGCGGGCAATGTGCCACTCAACGACCGGCTGGAAGCGACCGATTCCGACGGCTCGGGAGCAGCGGCCATGTGGTCGCTCTACATGCGCCGCTGGACTGTCTGGAACCATGTACGCTCAATTGCCTGCACCACCAGTGCGGTCCTGTTCACGCTGGCCCTGATCGCACGGGCCTAA
- a CDS encoding DUF983 domain-containing protein, giving the protein MCGAAGAPPITRNTAPGLAAASLKGQCPRCGTPSLFSGPVALADTCRHCGLDLSGFNVGDGPAAFLILIIGTIVAVGAIWMELAIEPAWYAHLVWVPILLGLTLYGLRLGKAALLYQEYQHEAREGRLKE; this is encoded by the coding sequence ATGTGTGGGGCGGCTGGGGCGCCACCTATCACTAGAAACACGGCACCGGGGCTGGCCGCGGCCAGCCTCAAGGGCCAGTGCCCGCGTTGCGGCACCCCGAGCCTATTTTCGGGGCCCGTCGCGCTCGCCGATACGTGTCGCCATTGCGGCCTCGACTTGAGCGGCTTCAATGTCGGCGATGGTCCGGCCGCCTTCCTTATCCTGATCATCGGCACGATCGTCGCGGTCGGCGCGATCTGGATGGAGCTGGCGATCGAGCCCGCCTGGTATGCGCACCTTGTCTGGGTCCCGATCCTGCTCGGCCTTACGCTTTATGGCCTGCGCCTCGGCAAGGCGGCTTTATTGTACCAAGAATATCAGCACGAAGCCCGCGAAGGACGCCTCAAGGAATGA
- a CDS encoding class I SAM-dependent methyltransferase, which produces MSELLTLVTQPWDDYALIDCGDGRKYERFGDIRTIRPEPQAMWAPARTDWDAHAEFVPASDADGRGRWHELKHVPATWELSRGPTRFHASLTPFRHLAFFPDMAPQWDFARERLGAGKSAMNLFGYTGVGTLQMSETGADLVHVDASKKSVDGARENAALSGMENNPIRWLVEDAGKFAAREVRRERRYDGIMLDPPKFGRGPKGERWEIETGLAPLLNDCVSLLDADSRFLILTVYAVRMSALSIGELLRQQAAHLPGKVEVGEMGVREEARGLVLPTAIFARYVND; this is translated from the coding sequence ATGAGCGAGCTTCTGACCCTCGTCACCCAACCGTGGGACGATTATGCGCTGATCGACTGCGGCGACGGGCGCAAATATGAGCGCTTCGGCGACATCCGCACGATCCGTCCCGAGCCGCAGGCCATGTGGGCGCCCGCGCGCACCGACTGGGACGCACATGCCGAGTTCGTGCCGGCCAGCGATGCCGACGGGCGCGGCCGCTGGCACGAGCTCAAGCATGTCCCCGCAACGTGGGAATTGTCGCGCGGGCCGACGCGTTTTCACGCCAGCCTGACCCCCTTCCGGCACCTTGCCTTCTTCCCCGACATGGCCCCGCAATGGGACTTTGCCCGCGAGCGGCTCGGCGCGGGCAAGAGCGCGATGAACCTGTTCGGCTATACCGGCGTCGGCACGCTTCAGATGAGCGAGACCGGGGCCGACCTCGTCCATGTCGATGCAAGCAAGAAGTCGGTCGACGGCGCGCGCGAAAATGCCGCTTTGTCGGGGATGGAAAACAATCCCATCCGCTGGCTGGTCGAGGATGCGGGCAAGTTTGCCGCGCGCGAAGTGCGCCGCGAGCGCCGCTATGACGGCATCATGCTCGACCCGCCCAAATTCGGGCGCGGCCCCAAGGGCGAGCGTTGGGAAATCGAGACTGGATTGGCGCCGTTGCTCAACGATTGCGTCAGCCTGCTCGACGCCGATAGTCGCTTCCTCATCCTCACCGTCTATGCCGTGCGCATGAGCGCGCTGAGCATTGGCGAACTGCTGCGACAGCAGGCCGCACACCTGCCGGGCAAGGTGGAAGTCGGCGAGATGGGCGTGCGCGAGGAAGCGCGCGGGCTGGTCCTGCCCACCGCCATCTTCGCGCGCTACGTGAACGACTAG
- a CDS encoding cytochrome c oxidase assembly protein, which translates to MSDSTALDRNNGKVALRAALFALGMLALAFASVPLYRIFCQVTGFGGTTQVANEAPGAVAGEIGVRFDANISRDLPWNFEPAATVRIAPGARTTVNYTAESYTSLPTKGTATFNVTPVQAGQYFSKIECFCFTEQELAPGEKVEMPINFFVDPAILTDPETAHIDEITLSYTFFPVEN; encoded by the coding sequence ATGAGCGACAGCACGGCCCTCGACCGCAATAATGGCAAGGTCGCGCTGCGCGCTGCCTTGTTCGCGCTGGGCATGCTCGCGCTCGCCTTCGCTAGTGTCCCGCTCTATCGCATCTTCTGCCAGGTGACCGGCTTTGGCGGCACCACGCAGGTCGCAAACGAGGCACCCGGCGCCGTGGCCGGCGAAATCGGCGTGCGCTTCGATGCCAACATCTCGCGCGACCTGCCGTGGAATTTCGAGCCTGCCGCCACGGTGCGCATCGCCCCCGGCGCGCGCACGACCGTCAATTATACGGCGGAAAGCTATACGAGCCTGCCGACCAAAGGCACCGCGACCTTCAACGTGACGCCGGTCCAGGCGGGACAATATTTCTCCAAGATCGAATGCTTCTGCTTTACCGAGCAGGAGTTGGCACCCGGCGAGAAGGTCGAGATGCCGATCAACTTCTTCGTCGATCCGGCGATCCTCACCGACCCCGAGACCGCGCATATCGACGAAATCACCCTTTCCTATACATTTTTCCCGGTGGAAAATTGA
- a CDS encoding metallopeptidase family protein, whose product MDRRFGTAPSAEEMEKIAETAYARLPAQFTEHLGDIVFQVQDFAEPELLREMSIEEPYELTGVYEGIPMSERSVEHSGTLPDRIRLFRLPILLEWCERGDETLEHLIHHVLVHEIGHHFGLSDADMHALEDEA is encoded by the coding sequence ATGGATCGTCGCTTCGGCACTGCCCCCTCTGCGGAGGAGATGGAGAAGATTGCCGAGACGGCCTATGCGCGGCTGCCTGCCCAATTTACGGAACATCTCGGCGACATTGTCTTCCAGGTGCAGGATTTTGCCGAGCCCGAGCTGCTGCGCGAAATGAGTATCGAGGAGCCGTACGAGCTGACCGGCGTCTATGAAGGCATCCCGATGAGCGAGCGCAGTGTCGAGCATTCCGGCACCTTGCCCGACCGCATCCGCCTGTTTCGCCTGCCGATCCTGCTCGAATGGTGCGAGCGGGGCGACGAGACGCTGGAGCATCTCATTCACCACGTGCTGGTGCACGAAATCGGTCATCATTTCGGCCTGTCGGACGCGGACATGCATGCGCTCGAGGACGAGGCATGA
- the ccmA gene encoding heme ABC exporter ATP-binding protein CcmA, with amino-acid sequence MSALLTFEGVTCARGGRTLFEDVSFALGPGDALRLTGPNGTGKSSLLLVASGLLEPISGRVEAVRLALADERIGLERDRSLRDALSFWAKLDNSDIVDTALKAMGLTELAEVPVRYLSTGQRRRAGLARAIASGARLLLLDEPADGLDTASRELLDAAIARNRQAGGAVLAASHQPLNGTWQELELGS; translated from the coding sequence ATGAGCGCGCTCCTGACCTTCGAGGGCGTGACCTGCGCGCGCGGCGGGCGGACCTTGTTCGAGGATGTGAGCTTCGCGCTCGGGCCCGGCGATGCGCTGCGGCTGACGGGCCCCAACGGCACCGGCAAATCCTCGCTGCTGCTGGTCGCGTCAGGATTGCTCGAACCTATCTCCGGCCGGGTCGAGGCGGTGCGGCTGGCGCTGGCCGACGAGCGGATCGGACTGGAGCGCGACCGGTCTTTGCGCGATGCGTTGTCCTTTTGGGCGAAGCTCGACAATTCGGACATTGTCGATACGGCGTTGAAGGCGATGGGCCTTACCGAGCTGGCCGAAGTGCCGGTGCGTTATTTGTCGACGGGACAGCGCCGCCGCGCCGGCCTCGCGCGGGCGATTGCCAGCGGCGCGCGCCTCTTGTTGCTCGACGAACCGGCCGACGGTCTCGATACGGCCTCGCGCGAACTGCTCGACGCCGCGATTGCGCGGAATCGGCAGGCGGGCGGTGCGGTTCTTGCCGCCAGCCACCAGCCATTGAACGGTACGTGGCAGGAATTGGAGCTGGGCTCGTGA
- a CDS encoding tetratricopeptide repeat protein: MIDAPVDISPTHLEAPQPGHSETENQRQFLIGLQLIAEGRPEEAVDVLSDLYARSPTPRIRLELARALMLSGRLGEARQLFVEAYDDDPPAAVKSSILVFIDRIDRQRGRLKLQASIARFGNPLRQPDTYSFDFGGIELTFEPDDEYRDIWGITLGGQYDRQIADDTSVAVSASYRELRGDLADRFTGNVGVQHRLGPRVSATVGAARLDQKFQSFTLPFTRVAYTETLGPRAALQPALTVGYFFSDAGSSLSGVQVEASLPYLFTPTPTQRFAVGPIFQRREAGFAEQSFTSIGLRASAQWRFEEVSLELSLRGRLTRFDEIDPFWLERREEAGASVAAAISSERLRVGSFVPGLTISCDLVSSSIDYFEQRNCDYAVQINRIF, from the coding sequence TTGATCGATGCTCCGGTCGATATATCGCCGACCCATCTGGAAGCGCCACAACCAGGTCACAGCGAAACCGAGAACCAACGTCAGTTTCTGATCGGACTACAGTTGATTGCCGAGGGCCGACCGGAAGAAGCGGTCGATGTCCTGAGCGATCTCTACGCGCGATCACCGACCCCGCGCATCCGATTGGAGCTGGCCCGCGCCCTCATGCTGTCCGGGCGGCTTGGGGAGGCGCGGCAGCTCTTCGTCGAGGCTTATGACGATGACCCGCCGGCTGCCGTCAAATCGTCGATTCTCGTCTTCATCGACCGGATCGACAGGCAGCGCGGGCGACTGAAGCTGCAGGCGTCGATCGCCCGTTTCGGCAACCCCTTGCGCCAACCCGACACCTACTCCTTCGATTTCGGCGGCATCGAACTCACCTTCGAGCCGGACGACGAGTATCGCGACATCTGGGGCATCACGCTTGGCGGGCAGTATGACCGTCAGATCGCGGATGACACCTCGGTGGCCGTATCCGCCTCCTATCGAGAATTGCGCGGCGACCTGGCTGACAGGTTCACTGGCAATGTCGGCGTGCAGCACAGATTGGGGCCACGGGTCTCGGCGACGGTCGGCGCTGCGCGCTTGGACCAGAAGTTTCAGTCCTTCACGCTGCCCTTCACCCGGGTAGCGTATACGGAGACGTTGGGCCCCAGGGCCGCACTGCAACCCGCTTTGACGGTCGGCTATTTCTTTTCCGATGCAGGGTCGAGCCTGTCAGGCGTGCAAGTCGAGGCGTCGCTCCCCTATCTTTTCACGCCGACGCCCACCCAACGATTTGCGGTGGGCCCCATATTCCAGCGACGAGAGGCCGGCTTTGCCGAGCAGAGTTTCACCTCGATCGGCCTGAGGGCCTCGGCTCAGTGGAGGTTCGAAGAGGTCAGCTTGGAATTGTCATTGCGTGGCCGGCTGACCCGGTTCGACGAGATCGACCCGTTCTGGCTCGAGCGCAGGGAGGAAGCGGGCGCATCGGTTGCGGCTGCGATCAGTTCGGAGCGCTTGCGGGTCGGCTCGTTCGTCCCGGGCCTCACGATCTCGTGCGATCTCGTCAGTTCCTCGATCGACTATTTCGAGCAGAGGAATTGCGATTATGCGGTGCAGATAAACCGCATCTTCTAG
- a CDS encoding cytochrome c oxidase subunit 3: MAGTVNHDYHILPPSIWPLVGATSAMIMLAGAVFWMSDYAVGPYMFGAGLIGVLFTFWSWWADVVKEANGGDHTPVVQLHHRYGMILFIASEVMFFVAWFWAYFNASLFPPEVIGAEWPPAGKEVLNPFGYPLLNTLILLCSGTTVTWAHHALIHGDRDGLKKGLLATIGLGVVFSAIQAFEYSVAPFAFSVENGGDIYGSTFYMATGFHGFHVLVGTIFLIVCYFRARRGDFTPKQHFGFEAAAWYWHFVDVVWLFLFATIYVWGGWGATYH; this comes from the coding sequence ATGGCTGGTACCGTCAACCACGACTATCACATCCTTCCCCCGAGCATCTGGCCGCTGGTCGGCGCGACCTCCGCGATGATCATGCTTGCCGGCGCGGTTTTCTGGATGAGCGATTATGCCGTTGGCCCGTACATGTTCGGTGCCGGCCTCATCGGCGTGCTGTTCACCTTCTGGAGCTGGTGGGCCGATGTCGTAAAGGAAGCCAACGGCGGCGATCACACCCCGGTCGTGCAGCTGCACCACCGCTATGGCATGATCCTCTTCATCGCGTCTGAAGTGATGTTCTTCGTCGCCTGGTTCTGGGCCTATTTCAACGCCTCGCTCTTCCCGCCCGAAGTGATCGGCGCCGAATGGCCGCCCGCGGGCAAGGAAGTTCTCAACCCGTTCGGCTATCCGCTGCTCAACACCCTCATCCTGCTCTGCTCGGGCACGACGGTGACCTGGGCGCACCATGCGCTGATCCACGGCGACCGTGACGGCCTCAAGAAGGGCCTGCTCGCGACCATCGGTCTGGGCGTCGTCTTCTCGGCCATCCAGGCCTTCGAATATAGCGTCGCGCCGTTCGCCTTCTCGGTCGAAAATGGCGGCGACATCTATGGTTCGACTTTCTACATGGCGACCGGTTTCCACGGCTTCCACGTGCTCGTCGGCACGATCTTCCTGATCGTCTGCTACTTCCGTGCGCGCCGCGGCGACTTCACCCCCAAGCAGCATTTCGGCTTCGAGGCCGCTGCCTGGTACTGGCACTTCGTCGACGTCGTCTGGCTGTTCCTCTTCGCCACCATCTATGTGTGGGGCGGCTGGGGCGCCACCTATCACTAG